In a genomic window of Magnolia sinica isolate HGM2019 chromosome 16, MsV1, whole genome shotgun sequence:
- the LOC131229238 gene encoding U-box domain-containing protein 30-like, which translates to MPLFLLPAWRKDGEGRFEGGVHALDLEISAKDGILGCGLEKLDLKKMIDELDLSDVPSVFICPISLEPMQDPVTLCTGQTYEKSNILKWFSLGHLTCPTTMQELWDDSITPNKTLYHLIYSWFSQRYVQMKKRSEDVQGRVIELLETLKKVKGQARIQALKELQQVVVAHASAKKTVVDQGGVALISSLLGPFTSHAVGSEVIGILVNLTLDSESKTNLMQPVKISLLVDMLNEGTVETKINCTRLIEMLMEEEDFRSDIVSSLSLLVGLLRLVKDRRHPNGTSAGLTLLRMICSFKQVRNSVVSIGAVSQLVELLPILNSDCLESALFILDGLSTLPEGRAALKDCPHTIPNIVRLLMRVSESCTQYALSILWAVCKLAPEECASLAVEAGLAAKLLLVIQSGCNPVLKQRSAELLKLCSLNYTATIFISKCKLTRTIQ; encoded by the coding sequence ATGCCATTGTTTCTGTTGCCTGCTTGGAGGAAAGATGGAGAAGGTAGGTTCGAGGGTGGTGTGCATGCTCTGGATCTTGAAATTTCTGCTAAAGATGGGATTTTGGGATGTGGGTTGGAGAAATTGGATCTGAAGAAGATGATTGATGAGCTTGATTTGTCTGATGTACCGTCCGTTTTCATCTGTCCCATCTCCTTAGAGCCTATGCAAGATCCTGTGACTCTTTGTACAGGCCAGACCTATGAGAAATCCAACATACTCAAATGGTTCTCACTGGGCCACCTCACATGCCCCACCACCATGCAAGAGCTCTGGGACGATTCGATCACGCCCAACAAGACGCTCTACCATCTGATCTACAGCTGGTTTTCTCAGCGGTATGTGCAGATGAAGAAACGGTCAGAGGATGTTCAAGGCAGGGTGATTGAGCTTCTAGAGACTCTTAAGAAGGTCAAGGGCCAGGCTAGAATTCAAGCACTGAAGGAGCTCCAGCAGGTTGTCGTTGCCCACGCATCCGCAAAGAAGACCGTCGTTGATCAAGGTGGGGTTGCTTTGATTTCATCTCTGTTGGGCCCTTTCACGTCCCATGCTGTCGGGTCCGAAGTGATTGGTATTTTGGTGAATTTGACACTTGATTCGGAATCAAAGACGAATTTGATGCAGCCTGTGAAGATCTCGCTGTTGGTGGACATGTTAAATGAAGGGACCGTTGAGACCAAGATCAATTGCACAAGGCTGATTGAAATGTTGATGGAGGAGGAGGATTTCCGATCGGATATTGTCTCGAGTTTGAGCCTTTTGGTTGGTTTGTTGAGGCTGGTGAAAGATAGGCGGCATCCGAACGGGACATCAGCCGGTCTCACTCTTCTCAGGATGATATGCTCCTTCAAGCAAGTCAGGAACTCGGTTGTGAGCATTGGGGCTGTTTCACAGCTGGTTGAGCTCTTACCAATTTTGAATTCTGATTGCCTGGAATCCGCGCTGTTTATATTGGACGGTTTGTCGACACTGCCGGAAGGGCGGGCCGCTTTGAAAGACTGCCCCCACACAATTCCCAACATAGTGAGGCTTCTGATGCGGGTTTCAGAGAGCTGTACTCAGTATGCATTGTCGATCTTGTGGGCCGTCTGCAAGCTTGCGCCGGAGGAATGTGCTTCACTTGCTGTGGAGGCAGGTCTGGCCGCGAAGCTTCTGCTTGTTATACAGAGTGGTTGCAATCCCGTCTTGAAACAGCGGTCTGCAGAGCTCTTGAAGCTATGTAGTCTGAATTACACAGCTACCATTTTCATTTCTAAGTGCAAGCTCACAAGAACGATCCAATGA